A window of the Sphingobium sp. CAP-1 genome harbors these coding sequences:
- a CDS encoding CHC2 zinc finger domain-containing protein — protein sequence MPGAKANGGTRSAAEQAAFQRAIEDAKARRNLSDVVSRHTKLRKRGGRELVGLCPFHQERSPSFEVNDTKGTYYCHGCGVGGDHFTFLTQKDGLSFKEAFEALTGDAFPTVSEEERARRKAVDENELAERIALARWIWSRSTLAAGTPAEVYARSRGIFMPLPQTVRFVMTPRWRDRETGEVGRDHPAMACALQDVTGRLVGVQCIFLADGGRRKYARTNADGSKAKAKLTFGILAGSAFRLGRPLERIMTCEGPEDALTLRQEMGETVWAACGTSNLSQMMFPPTIRHVCVGGDNGDAGERAVRNAIDWIEASGRTASSVFPLAAFKDFNDQHRGVRK from the coding sequence ATGCCGGGGGCGAAAGCGAATGGCGGCACACGATCGGCCGCCGAACAGGCTGCATTCCAGCGCGCGATCGAGGACGCAAAAGCGCGCCGCAACCTGTCCGACGTCGTGTCGCGACACACCAAACTGCGCAAGCGCGGCGGCCGTGAGCTCGTGGGGCTTTGCCCGTTCCATCAGGAGCGTTCGCCCAGCTTCGAAGTCAACGACACGAAGGGCACCTATTACTGCCATGGTTGCGGCGTCGGCGGGGATCATTTCACCTTCCTGACACAGAAGGATGGGCTGAGCTTCAAGGAGGCGTTCGAGGCACTGACCGGCGATGCCTTCCCAACTGTCTCGGAAGAAGAACGCGCCCGGCGGAAAGCGGTCGATGAGAATGAACTGGCGGAGCGCATCGCTCTTGCTCGCTGGATATGGTCTCGCTCGACCCTCGCGGCCGGAACCCCCGCTGAGGTCTATGCGCGGTCCCGTGGCATTTTCATGCCGCTCCCACAAACCGTCCGATTCGTGATGACCCCACGCTGGCGCGACCGGGAAACCGGGGAAGTCGGTCGCGACCATCCGGCGATGGCCTGCGCTCTTCAGGACGTCACCGGCCGGCTGGTCGGCGTGCAGTGCATCTTCCTCGCCGATGGGGGCCGGCGCAAATATGCGCGGACCAACGCGGATGGTTCCAAGGCTAAGGCCAAGCTGACATTCGGTATCTTGGCAGGATCGGCCTTCCGGCTCGGCCGGCCGCTGGAACGTATCATGACCTGCGAGGGGCCGGAGGACGCGCTCACTCTGCGGCAGGAGATGGGGGAAACAGTCTGGGCCGCGTGCGGCACCTCCAACCTCTCACAGATGATGTTCCCGCCCACGATTCGCCATGTGTGCGTCGGGGGCGACAATGGCGATGCCGGCGAGCGGGCCGTGCGAAACGCTATCGATTGGATCGAGGCGAGCGGACGCACGGCCAGCAGTGTGTTCCCCCTGGCGGCCTTCAAGGACTTCAACGATCAGCATCGCGGGGTGCGGAAGTGA